Within Terriglobales bacterium, the genomic segment CGGTTGTTGTCGGCACTCTCTTGGCGGCTCTGCTGCCGAGGTGTTTTGCTGCCTCTATTGCCGCATCGGATAGGCGGTGCAGGTCGGGACATCAGCGGCTGGGGGCGCGCCGCCCGGGTCGATTCGCAACACTCCGTCGGTCACAATACAGAAGTTGCGGACGCCGGTGATATTGAAGTTCTGGGGAGCCGATGAGGTTACGAAGGAAGTATTCCCACCTCCACCCGGCGAGAATCCTGCAGCCAGGAAAGTATATCCAGTTTTCACTCCGGTGGTTAGAACACTGTCCAGTATGCACGCAGTAGCCGAGGTGGGAGTACAAACCGCCAGTCCGCCCAAACTCGCCAGATCAACGGCAAACCCCACGTTAGGATACGATGCGTTGTAGGCGTACTCCGCGGTCGCTATCTTACGTACCGAACTTGCAGCAGACGCCTCATCCGCTGAAATACGTGCCCGCAGGAGGTTGGGAATGGCCACCGCCGCGATAATCAGGATTATCGCCACGACGATCAGCAACTCGATCAGTGAAAATCCTCTGTCTCGCCTCATCCTCGCCCTTTCAATGGGAGCGTCCTATTCCCCATAAGGATGTAGCACTTTGTTCGCCAGTCGAAGAACATGCGAAATTACCGTAGTTCGTGGGCAAATGAAGCAAATCAACAACTTGGGTTTCTTTGGCTGAGATCCGAACAAGAATCCGCTGACCAGAAGACAGGATTTGTCGCCCAAAGGCGACAAATTGCCATAGTCGAGTGAAGCAAGCGGAACGGTTACTAGCCGAGAAGCCTGCAAAATGCAAAGGGGCACCGGATTATCCTCCGGTGCCCCATGGCCTTGGTACCCTCCCCCAGGTACTCTGCCA encodes:
- a CDS encoding prepilin-type N-terminal cleavage/methylation domain-containing protein, whose product is MRRDRGFSLIELLIVVAIILIIAAVAIPNLLRARISADEASAASSVRKIATAEYAYNASYPNVGFAVDLASLGGLAVCTPTSATACILDSVLTTGVKTGYTFLAAGFSPGGGGNTSFVTSSAPQNFNITGVRNFCIVTDGVLRIDPGGAPPAADVPTCTAYPMRQ